TCACCCAGGTGCCCTCGCCCAACCACAACGACCGTCCCGGCGGCGGCAAGGACATCTCGGCCATCGTCCTCCACCACACGGCGGGCGGTACCCTCGACAGCGTCGCCAACTTCTTCAAGAACTCCTCGGCCCAGGTCAGCTCGCACTACATCGTGGGCAAGGACGGCCGCATCGTGCAATCGGTCCAGGACGACAAGCGTTCGTGGCACGCCGGCACCAGCGAGTTCAAGGGCCGCAACGACGTCAACGACTTCAGCCTCGGCATCGAGATCGTCAACGACGGCAACGGGCGCGACCCCTTCCCCGAGTCTCAGTACAAGGCGGTCATCGACCTGGTCGCCTGGATGTGCCAGACCTACAACGTCCCGGTCGATCGCATCACCGGCCACAAGGACGTCGCCCTGCCCCGGGGCCGCAAGAACGATCCCGCCCCCAACTTCGACTGGAACCGCGTCCGCTCGGGCGTCGAAGCCAAGCTCAAGGGCGCGTCGGCTCCCGCTCAGCCGCCCAAGCCCGCAGCCCCCGCCCAGCCCGCCAAGCCTGCGGCCCCTGCTCAGCCCGCCAAGCCTGCTGCCCCCGCCCAGCCCGCCCTCCAGACCGTTCCCATCGGCTCGCTCGACAGCCTCACCCTGAGCGGCGCGGCCCAGGCCCAGTACAACCAGCCCCTCACCGAGGTGCCCCTCGGCGCCATCCCCATGCCCGGCCAGGTCTTCCAGCCCGCGGTTCAGATGCCGCAGCCCGCGGTCCAGGTCGCCCAGCCCGCCATGCAGCCGACCTTCGCCCCTGCGGTTCAGCCGACCTACGCACCCCCCGTTCAGCCCACCTACGCGCAGCCCGTCCAGCCCATCCAGAGCGGTGCCGTCCAGCCGCGCTTCGCCGCAGCCGTCGTGCCGAGATTCGCTGGCTAGCCTTCTGCTTGACGATGCCCCCCACGCCGGATAGGATACGGATGGGGGGTATCTGATTTGCGGACGGGGAGATAAGCGAATGGCACGGCCTGCGTGGCTGAAACCGAGTGTCGCGAAGTGGCTGGATCGGGGCCTGACCCTGGCGGCCATCGCGCTGCTCGCCGTTACCCTCGGGCGCTATGTCCTGCCACGCTCTCCCGATAGTCTCGGCGACGCCGCCCTCGCACCGGCCCTCGCACCGGGCCGGGTCGCGCTGGTGGAGCTCGGGGCGACTTACTGCCCCGCTTGCATTGCTTCCAAGCCCATCATGGCGGCCCTCTCCAAGGTGTACGGCGATCGCGCCGAGGTCCGCGTGATCGACATCGACCGCCCCGAGCACCGCTCGGAGGCCCAGCGTCTCGGCGCGCTCGCTCAGCTGCGGGCCACTCCCACGTTTCTCGTCACCGACCGGCAGGGCCGGGCCGTCGCGAAGTTCGTCGGCCCCACGTCCTATGCCGCCCTCTCACGGGCGTTGGACGACGCCCTCAAGCCCTGACAGGAGGATTCTGATGTTCGGCATGTTCGCTCCGCGCGTCCCCGAGGTCTCGACCCAGGAGGTCGACGCCCTGCTCGCCACGCCTGACGCACCCTTCGTGCTCGACGTGCGGGAGCCCAACGAGTTCGCCGGGGGCCATATCGCGGGCAGCCACCTGATCCCCCTGGGCAGCCTGCCTGAACGGCACGCGGAGGTCCCCAAGGATCGCAAGGTCGTGGTCGTCTGCCGCAGCGGGGCGCGCAGCGCGAGCGCGACCCAGCTGTTGATCGCCCAGGGGTACGACGCCGCCAACATGGCCGGCGGCATGCTCGCCTGGCGCGGAGCGGTGGAGCGCTAGGCTCATGGCCCAGGACAAGATCCTCCAGAACCTGCGCCGCATCGAGGGCCAGGTCAAGGGGCTGCAGCGGATGATCGTCGAGGAGCGTCAGTGCGACGAGATCCTCATGCAGATCATGGCGGCAAAGGCCGCGCTCGACCGGGTGACGAGCGATCTGGTGGAGAGCCAGTTGGAGGCCTGCTTCACCGACCTCGACCCCGAAGCCCTCAAGGACAAGATGACCCAGACGATCCGCCTGCTCTGCAAGCGCTAGTTCGGCAGGCTCCCGCTGACGGCGCGCTCGGCGTTGACCCGCCCGTGGCCGTAGAAGGGGTCGAACCCCTCGGCGCCCAGGTCGTCCGCGCTCTCGGCCAGGCGGCGCTTGACCCGATCAGCCCAGGCGGCGGTCTCCTGGTCGGGCCCGTTCGAGCCGTAAACGATGTTCACGAGCGCCGCGACCCCTGCCGCGAAGGGGGCCGCGGCGCTCGTGCCGTTGAAGAGCCGGTAGGCGTTGGCGTAGTCGGGCGCGTGGCCCTTGGCGGCCGTGCTCCAGAGGTAGTTGCCGGGGGCCGAGACCCAGATCTCGGGGCCGCGGCTCGAATAGGGCGCGAGCATCTCCCAGTCGAGGTACTGGAAGGTGCACGAGACGCCGATGGCCGCCGGGCTGTTGGCGGGCACCTCGACGCGGCCGTCTCCCCCGTTGTTGCCCGCCGCGACGCAGACGACGATCCCCTGCTGGCGCAGCTCCTCCAAGACGGCGTCGTAGACCTCCAGCCGCGCGGTGATGGTGGGGCCATAGCTCAGGTTCACCACCCGCACCTTGCCGGCGGC
The nucleotide sequence above comes from bacterium. Encoded proteins:
- a CDS encoding N-acetylmuramoyl-L-alanine amidase, encoding MGMAFNSINSNSLGQLVSRLGARVQAGGGLSKPAVTQVPSPNHNDRPGGGKDISAIVLHHTAGGTLDSVANFFKNSSAQVSSHYIVGKDGRIVQSVQDDKRSWHAGTSEFKGRNDVNDFSLGIEIVNDGNGRDPFPESQYKAVIDLVAWMCQTYNVPVDRITGHKDVALPRGRKNDPAPNFDWNRVRSGVEAKLKGASAPAQPPKPAAPAQPAKPAAPAQPAKPAAPAQPALQTVPIGSLDSLTLSGAAQAQYNQPLTEVPLGAIPMPGQVFQPAVQMPQPAVQVAQPAMQPTFAPAVQPTYAPPVQPTYAQPVQPIQSGAVQPRFAAAVVPRFAG
- a CDS encoding thioredoxin family protein; this translates as MARPAWLKPSVAKWLDRGLTLAAIALLAVTLGRYVLPRSPDSLGDAALAPALAPGRVALVELGATYCPACIASKPIMAALSKVYGDRAEVRVIDIDRPEHRSEAQRLGALAQLRATPTFLVTDRQGRAVAKFVGPTSYAALSRALDDALKP
- a CDS encoding rhodanese-like domain-containing protein, whose amino-acid sequence is MFAPRVPEVSTQEVDALLATPDAPFVLDVREPNEFAGGHIAGSHLIPLGSLPERHAEVPKDRKVVVVCRSGARSASATQLLIAQGYDAANMAGGMLAWRGAVER
- a CDS encoding metal-sensitive transcriptional regulator translates to MAQDKILQNLRRIEGQVKGLQRMIVEERQCDEILMQIMAAKAALDRVTSDLVESQLEACFTDLDPEALKDKMTQTIRLLCKR